One Hyphomonadaceae bacterium BL14 genomic window, TGATGTTGCCTGCCGCCACATCAATGCTCATCTCCAGCCCGTCACGGTCCATCAGGGCGGCGTGGGAGGCCTCGTCGATCTCGCAGATCACCAGGCCATTCTTGAACGCGTTGGAGCGGAAAATATCCGCCGCGCGCGTCGTCACCACGGCGCGAAAGCCGAAATCCTTCAGCGCCCAGGGCGCATGCTCGCGCGAGGACCCGCAGCCGAAATTATGCCCCGCCACCAGAATGCGCGGCTCACCGTGAGGGATGTCATTGAGCCGGTGCGCCTTCTTTGAGCCGTCCGCGTGGAAGCGCCAGTCGTGGAAGCACGCCTCGCCCAGCGCGCCACGCTCCGTCGTGGTCAGGAAGCGCGCCGGAATGATCTGGTCAGTGTCTACATTGGCGTCCGGCAGGGTGAAGGCGGGCGCGGTGACGGTGAGGATGGGTTCATTGCGCATGGGAGGCCTCCAGAATCCGG contains:
- the leuD gene encoding 3-isopropylmalate dehydratase small subunit, with product MRNEPILTVTAPAFTLPDANVDTDQIIPARFLTTTERGALGEACFHDWRFHADGSKKAHRLNDIPHGEPRILVAGHNFGCGSSREHAPWALKDFGFRAVVTTRAADIFRSNAFKNGLVICEIDEASHAALMDRDGLEMSIDVAAGNITAGNITARFVLEPFARTCLIEGVDPMGYILAQGEDIARFEAERAA